One stretch of Pseudomonas sp. NC02 DNA includes these proteins:
- the mdeB gene encoding alpha-ketoglutarate dehydrogenase: protein MNGFASAVSQTAMDQEELAEWRDALASLVANAGAARAREILDMLADAGGAPHIAWKPRHGTPYINSIAVEQQPPFPGDLATEERLASVVRWNALAMVVRANQAYGELGGHIASYASAADLFEVGFNHFFRARSDSFGGDLVFYQPHSAPGIYARAFLEGRLTEADLAHYRQEIGAGKAGARGLSSYPHPWLMPDFWQFPTGSMGIGPISSIFQARFMRYLQHRGLQDTTDRHVWGVFGDGEMDEPESMSALTLAAREGLDNLTWVVNCNLQRLDGPVRGNGRIIDELEALFAGAGWNVIKLVWGSDWDALLAKDTDGELARTLSQTVDGQFQTFAAKDGAYNREHFFGQSEALSKLVEGLSDEQIDRLKRGGHDMVKIHAAYHAARRVAGKPTVILAQTKKGFGMGEAGQGKMTTHQQKKLDREALIAFRNRFQLPLSDEQAESLSFYKPAEDSLEMRYLHQRRATLGGYVPSRGQQAPTVSVPPVSGYGAFATQAEGKEMSTTMAFVRMLTNLLKDKALGPRIVPIVADEARTFGMANLFKQIGIYSSVGQRYEPEDIGSILSYREATDGQILEEGISEASAISSWVAAATSYSVHGLRMLPFYIYYSMFGFQRVGDLIWAAADQRARGFLLGATAGRTTLGGEGLQHQDGSSHLMAATVPNCRAYDPAFAGEFAVILDHGMRQMLEHDVDEFYYVTLMNENYPQPSLPEGVEAAIIKGMYRLSGQPDGMVRLLGSGTLVREAQAAAQLLAEDWQVDAEVFSVTSFSELARDARDVERWNRLHPQQPARRSHLAECLPKGAPVVAVSDYVRAVPQMLGSYVDSAYTVLGTDGFGRSDTRAALRDFFEVDRHHIVLAALTALVEQGSLDRQVCQQAIKRYGVQTDREPSWTS from the coding sequence ATGAACGGTTTCGCGAGTGCAGTGAGTCAGACAGCGATGGACCAGGAAGAACTGGCCGAATGGCGCGATGCCCTGGCCTCCCTGGTGGCCAACGCCGGCGCGGCGCGCGCACGGGAGATCCTCGACATGCTGGCGGATGCCGGCGGCGCGCCGCACATCGCCTGGAAACCCCGGCATGGCACGCCCTACATCAATAGCATCGCCGTGGAGCAGCAACCGCCGTTTCCCGGCGACCTGGCCACTGAAGAACGCCTGGCCTCAGTGGTGCGCTGGAACGCCCTGGCCATGGTAGTGCGCGCCAACCAGGCCTATGGCGAACTGGGCGGGCATATCGCCAGCTACGCCAGCGCGGCGGATTTGTTCGAGGTGGGCTTCAACCACTTTTTCCGGGCCCGAAGCGACAGTTTTGGCGGCGACCTGGTGTTCTACCAGCCGCATTCCGCCCCCGGCATCTATGCTCGCGCCTTCCTTGAAGGGCGCCTGACCGAGGCCGACCTGGCCCACTATCGCCAGGAAATCGGTGCAGGCAAGGCGGGTGCCCGAGGTTTGTCCAGCTATCCCCATCCGTGGTTGATGCCGGACTTCTGGCAATTTCCCACCGGGTCCATGGGCATTGGCCCCATCAGCTCGATTTTCCAGGCGCGGTTCATGCGCTACCTGCAACACCGCGGCTTGCAGGACACCACCGACCGCCACGTATGGGGCGTATTCGGCGACGGCGAGATGGACGAACCGGAAAGCATGTCGGCCCTCACCCTGGCCGCCCGTGAAGGCCTGGACAACCTGACCTGGGTGGTCAACTGCAACCTGCAACGGCTCGACGGCCCGGTGCGTGGCAACGGGCGAATTATCGACGAGCTGGAGGCGTTGTTCGCCGGTGCCGGCTGGAACGTGATCAAGCTGGTCTGGGGCTCGGACTGGGACGCCTTGCTGGCCAAGGACACCGACGGCGAGCTGGCGCGCACCCTGTCGCAGACGGTGGACGGGCAATTCCAGACTTTCGCCGCCAAGGACGGCGCCTACAACCGCGAACATTTCTTCGGCCAGAGCGAGGCGCTGTCCAAACTGGTCGAGGGCCTGAGCGACGAGCAGATCGACCGGCTCAAGCGTGGCGGCCATGACATGGTCAAGATCCACGCGGCCTATCACGCGGCGCGCCGGGTCGCCGGCAAACCCACGGTGATCCTGGCCCAGACCAAAAAGGGCTTTGGCATGGGCGAGGCCGGGCAGGGCAAGATGACCACCCACCAGCAGAAGAAGCTCGACCGCGAGGCCTTGATCGCCTTCCGCAATCGCTTCCAGTTGCCGCTGTCGGATGAACAGGCCGAATCCCTGAGCTTCTACAAACCGGCTGAAGACAGCCTCGAAATGCGCTACTTGCACCAGCGCCGCGCCACCCTCGGCGGGTATGTGCCGAGCCGTGGCCAGCAGGCGCCCACCGTGAGTGTCCCGCCGGTGTCGGGCTACGGCGCGTTTGCCACCCAGGCGGAGGGCAAGGAAATGTCCACCACCATGGCCTTTGTGCGCATGCTCACCAATCTGCTCAAGGACAAGGCCCTCGGCCCGCGCATCGTGCCCATCGTCGCCGATGAGGCGCGCACCTTCGGCATGGCCAACCTGTTCAAGCAGATCGGCATCTATTCCAGCGTCGGCCAGCGCTACGAGCCCGAAGACATCGGCTCGATCCTCAGTTACCGCGAAGCCACCGACGGGCAGATCCTTGAAGAAGGCATCAGCGAAGCCAGCGCCATCAGTTCCTGGGTCGCGGCCGCCACCAGTTATTCGGTGCATGGCCTGCGGATGCTGCCGTTTTACATCTACTACTCGATGTTCGGTTTCCAGCGCGTGGGGGACCTCATCTGGGCCGCCGCCGACCAGCGTGCCCGAGGTTTCCTGCTGGGCGCCACTGCCGGGCGCACCACCCTGGGTGGCGAAGGCTTGCAGCACCAGGACGGCAGCAGCCACCTGATGGCCGCCACCGTGCCCAATTGCCGCGCCTACGACCCGGCGTTTGCCGGCGAGTTTGCGGTGATCCTCGACCATGGCATGCGCCAGATGCTGGAGCACGATGTGGACGAGTTCTACTACGTGACCCTGATGAACGAAAACTACCCGCAGCCGAGCCTGCCGGAAGGCGTCGAAGCGGCGATCATCAAAGGCATGTACCGGCTGAGCGGGCAGCCTGACGGCATGGTCCGGTTGCTCGGCTCCGGCACGCTGGTGCGCGAAGCCCAGGCAGCGGCGCAATTGTTGGCGGAGGATTGGCAGGTTGACGCTGAAGTGTTCAGTGTCACCAGCTTCAGCGAACTGGCCCGGGACGCCCGTGACGTGGAACGCTGGAACCGCCTGCATCCGCAACAGCCGGCGCGGCGCAGCCACCTGGCGGAGTGTTTGCCCAAGGGCGCGCCGGTGGTGGCCGTATCTGACTATGTAAGGGCGGTGCCGCAGATGCTTGGGTCGTACGTGGATTCGGCTTACACCGTGCTGGGGACGGATGGCTTTGGTCGCAGCGATACCCGGGCGGCGTTGCGGGATTTCTTCGAGGTGGACCGCCATCACATCGTGCTGGCGGCGCTGACGGCGTTAGTAGAGCAGGGGAGTCTGGACAGGCAGGTTTGCCAGCAGGCGATAAAGCGTTATGGGGTGCAGACCGATCGCGAGCCGTCCTGGACCTCCTGA